The proteins below come from a single Borreliella afzelii genomic window:
- a CDS encoding pallilysin-related adhesin, which translates to MIKVLIASIINFNKESIWFYNYFYRFLFIFFFFTLLACSKVSKDFIVFNKDVKSVSKIDNLNSNVLEMNKMEDFFGDIIDLKGYKILAVQQENLNLDVYFEQVVLAQNFSNLNAYLFIIGFDPKIKVGTILFKTQIDIDPKNSYNMYLEDITGDYDFNIVVQGFLKDKSVLYVFQKSVLNDVSSYKPIFFDKVNGTVLINKYARSSAYEENRSRESYPISLEKYEKVGEDLIISKIEKYEYSHIQGKYYLSSVSEKVGKIDNNIYKTLKNLSKDEVYRFLHGVWYDDHDYNKKQGKDINETLFLSFERQSNEINLFRKNSQEVAKIKYISKPAYNTLNVSAKSLFSDLIVYNFWIKIVDKENIEVKIDTSTNSYDNSGFSGTFKRFDGDVLNVEKNGNNIYFIPSGNYVYKDKIYDFSYPSLTYIDENKIYYGIFNIFPLKNNFVLEYEIDMGSYKLVESFFLEHNERVVQKQKFSTIILNPIKILRDDVSLIKGQKLKLERIEKIG; encoded by the coding sequence ATGATAAAAGTTTTGATTGCTAGTATAATTAATTTTAATAAAGAATCAATTTGGTTTTATAATTATTTTTATAGATTTTTATTTATATTCTTTTTTTTTACATTACTTGCTTGTTCCAAGGTAAGCAAAGATTTTATTGTTTTTAACAAAGATGTAAAATCTGTTTCCAAGATTGATAACCTAAATTCTAATGTATTAGAAATGAACAAAATGGAAGATTTTTTTGGAGATATTATAGATTTAAAAGGTTATAAAATTCTCGCAGTTCAGCAAGAAAATTTGAATCTAGATGTTTATTTTGAACAGGTGGTTTTAGCTCAAAATTTTTCAAATCTTAATGCGTATTTATTTATTATTGGTTTTGATCCCAAAATTAAAGTTGGAACGATTCTTTTTAAAACCCAAATAGATATTGACCCAAAAAATTCTTATAACATGTATCTTGAGGACATTACGGGTGATTATGATTTTAATATAGTTGTTCAAGGATTTTTAAAAGATAAATCTGTTTTGTACGTTTTTCAAAAATCTGTTTTAAATGATGTGTCTTCCTATAAACCCATATTTTTTGATAAAGTTAATGGCACTGTTCTTATCAATAAGTATGCAAGATCTTCAGCTTATGAAGAAAACAGATCAAGAGAAAGCTATCCTATTTCCTTAGAAAAATATGAAAAAGTGGGAGAAGATTTAATAATCAGTAAGATTGAAAAATATGAATATTCTCATATTCAAGGCAAATATTATCTTTCTTCTGTGAGTGAAAAAGTTGGTAAGATTGATAATAATATTTATAAAACTTTAAAGAATTTAAGCAAAGATGAAGTTTATAGATTTTTGCATGGAGTTTGGTATGACGATCATGATTATAATAAGAAACAGGGCAAAGATATTAATGAAACTTTATTTTTATCTTTTGAAAGGCAATCAAACGAGATTAATCTTTTTAGAAAAAATTCTCAAGAAGTTGCAAAGATTAAATATATTTCAAAACCGGCTTACAACACTCTTAATGTTAGTGCCAAGTCTCTTTTTTCAGATTTAATAGTTTACAACTTTTGGATAAAAATTGTAGATAAAGAAAACATTGAAGTCAAAATTGACACTAGTACAAACTCCTATGATAATAGTGGATTTTCAGGGACATTTAAGAGATTTGATGGAGATGTTTTAAATGTTGAAAAAAATGGTAATAATATTTATTTTATTCCTAGTGGAAATTATGTGTATAAGGACAAAATTTATGATTTTTCTTACCCCTCTTTAACTTATATTGATGAAAATAAAATTTATTATGGCATTTTTAATATTTTCCCTTTAAAAAATAATTTTGTTCTTGAATATGAAATTGATATGGGTAGTTACAAGCTTGTTGAATCTTTTTTTCTTGAACATAATGAAAGAGTTGTTCAAAAGCAAAAATTTTCTACAATCATTCTTAATCCTATTAAAATTTTAAGAGATGATGTAAGCTTAATTAAAGGGCAAAAATTAAAACTTGAGCGAATAGAAAAAATAGGGTAA
- a CDS encoding DNA topoisomerase IV subunit B, producing the protein MKTQNYDESKIITLSSLEHIRLRSGMYIGRLGDGSNIDDGIYVLIKEIIDNSIDEFIMGYGNEIFIKKENNLISIRDYGRGIPLGKVVESVSVINTGAKYNDDVFQFSVGLNGVGTKAVNALSSKFLVRSTRNGKSFEALFSKGKLLESREIESYDKDGTYVEFLADPEIFGKYSYSEDFLKRRFFHYACLNKGLVINYNDQIFESKNGLLDFLNSEIKSDDLLYDIVYYSSKTLEFAFSHTNNYGETYFSFVNGQYTNDGGTHQTGFREGFVRAINDFLKKTYSSTDIREGLVATLSVKIKDPIFESQTKNKLGNIETRGNVAKEVQKIISEILYKDKILAKLIEKKVVDNERLRKELSSVRKEARERAKKISFKIPKLKDCKFHFNSSSKQSEQTMIFLTEGDSATGSMVSCRDVYTQAIFSLRGKPQNMFEKNKSEIYKNEELYNMMVALGIEESIENLRYNKVVIATDADFDGFHIRNLLLTFFLTFFEDLILNGHMYILETPLFRVRNKKNTIYCYSEEEKQKAILQLKGGCEVTRFKGLGEISPNEFKGFIDINSIKLTKVDLFNIKEIKEKLGFYMGQNTPERRNFIMENLI; encoded by the coding sequence ATGAAGACTCAAAATTATGATGAAAGTAAAATAATTACTCTATCTTCTCTTGAACACATTAGATTAAGATCTGGCATGTATATTGGACGTTTAGGAGATGGTTCTAATATTGATGATGGTATTTATGTTTTAATTAAAGAGATAATAGATAATTCAATTGATGAGTTTATTATGGGCTATGGAAATGAAATTTTTATAAAAAAAGAAAATAATCTTATTTCTATTAGGGATTATGGAAGGGGAATTCCTCTTGGAAAAGTTGTTGAGAGTGTTTCAGTTATTAATACTGGAGCCAAGTATAATGATGATGTTTTCCAATTTTCTGTAGGTCTTAATGGGGTTGGGACTAAGGCAGTTAATGCTTTAAGTTCAAAATTTCTAGTAAGATCAACAAGAAATGGCAAGTCTTTTGAGGCTTTGTTTTCTAAGGGAAAGTTATTGGAATCCAGAGAAATAGAGTCTTATGATAAGGACGGTACTTATGTTGAGTTTTTAGCAGATCCAGAGATATTCGGAAAATATTCTTACAGTGAAGATTTTCTAAAGAGAAGATTTTTCCATTATGCTTGTTTGAATAAAGGACTTGTAATAAACTACAATGATCAAATTTTTGAATCCAAAAATGGTCTTTTAGATTTTTTAAATTCAGAAATTAAAAGTGATGACTTGCTTTATGATATTGTTTACTATTCTAGTAAAACCTTAGAATTTGCTTTTTCTCATACAAATAATTATGGTGAGACTTATTTTTCATTTGTTAATGGGCAATATACTAACGATGGAGGCACCCATCAGACTGGTTTTAGAGAAGGCTTTGTAAGAGCTATTAACGATTTTCTTAAAAAAACATATTCATCAACAGATATTAGAGAAGGGCTTGTTGCAACTCTTTCTGTTAAAATTAAAGATCCAATATTTGAAAGCCAAACTAAGAATAAGCTTGGAAATATTGAAACTAGAGGTAATGTTGCAAAGGAAGTACAAAAGATAATTTCTGAGATTTTGTATAAAGATAAAATACTTGCAAAATTGATTGAGAAAAAAGTAGTTGACAATGAACGACTTAGAAAAGAATTAAGTAGTGTAAGAAAAGAAGCAAGAGAGAGAGCGAAAAAAATATCTTTTAAAATCCCTAAACTTAAGGATTGCAAATTTCATTTTAATAGCAGTAGTAAGCAGTCAGAACAAACTATGATCTTCTTGACAGAAGGGGATTCTGCAACAGGTTCAATGGTTTCTTGTAGAGATGTTTATACTCAGGCTATATTTTCTCTTAGAGGGAAGCCTCAAAATATGTTTGAAAAAAATAAATCTGAAATATATAAAAATGAAGAGCTTTATAATATGATGGTGGCTCTTGGCATTGAGGAATCAATTGAAAATTTAAGGTACAATAAGGTTGTAATAGCAACCGATGCAGATTTTGATGGATTTCATATTAGAAATTTGTTGTTAACTTTTTTCTTGACTTTTTTTGAAGATTTAATTTTAAATGGTCATATGTATATTTTAGAAACTCCTCTTTTTAGGGTTAGAAATAAAAAAAACACGATCTATTGTTATTCTGAAGAAGAAAAGCAAAAAGCTATTCTTCAGCTTAAAGGGGGATGTGAAGTGACAAGATTTAAAGGTCTTGGTGAAATTTCTCCAAATGAATTTAAAGGTTTTATTGATATTAATAGCATTAAACTTACAAAAGTGGATCTTTTTAATATTAAAGAAATAAAAGAGAAGTTGGGTTTTTATATGGGGCAAAATACTCCTGAGAGGCGGAATTTTATTATGGAGAATTTGATTTAA
- a CDS encoding protein-glutamate O-methyltransferase: MNMNQNKFNLNINITKDELLRLIKIVYNNFGINLSEKKKMLIESRLSSLLKVKGFKNFTEYIDFLEKSTGNLQLIELVDKISTNHTYFFRESKHFDFLNNKILPKLAEKILKSENSEIRIWSAGCSSGEEPYTIAMILKEYMENNKVNFKVKILATDISISVLHEAYEGIYPEDRTINLPKYLKTKYLNQLKDDKFQVKEILKKMVYFKKLNLMDEKFPFSKKFDLIFCRNVMIYFDEKTRNDLANKFNYYLKNDSYLLIGHSETIRGNKNLKYIMPATYKKN; this comes from the coding sequence ATAAATATGAATCAAAACAAATTCAACCTTAATATAAATATAACTAAGGACGAACTTTTAAGGTTAATAAAAATAGTTTACAACAATTTTGGAATCAATCTCAGCGAGAAAAAAAAGATGCTAATTGAAAGTAGATTATCATCTCTTCTCAAGGTTAAAGGTTTTAAAAATTTTACTGAATACATCGACTTTTTAGAAAAAAGCACTGGAAATCTTCAATTAATTGAATTAGTAGACAAAATATCAACAAATCATACTTATTTTTTCAGAGAATCTAAACATTTTGATTTTTTAAATAACAAAATATTACCCAAGCTTGCTGAAAAAATATTAAAATCGGAAAACTCAGAAATTAGAATATGGTCAGCCGGCTGTTCAAGTGGTGAAGAGCCTTATACAATTGCAATGATACTAAAAGAATATATGGAAAATAACAAAGTAAATTTTAAAGTCAAAATCTTAGCAACAGACATTTCAATTAGCGTTCTACACGAAGCTTATGAGGGGATTTATCCTGAAGATCGTACAATAAATTTGCCCAAATATTTAAAAACTAAATATTTAAATCAACTCAAAGATGATAAATTTCAAGTTAAAGAAATTTTAAAAAAAATGGTTTACTTTAAAAAATTAAATTTAATGGATGAGAAATTTCCATTTAGTAAGAAATTTGACCTGATATTTTGCAGAAACGTTATGATCTATTTTGACGAAAAAACTAGAAACGACCTTGCCAATAAATTCAACTACTATCTTAAAAATGATTCTTATCTTTTAATTGGACATTCAGAAACAATCCGGGGAAATAAAAATCTTAAATACATAATGCCTGCCACTTATAAGAAGAATTAA
- a CDS encoding peptidylprolyl isomerase, protein MLKRSRKVKNDLVTLESKEKKVGMWGIFTLILIVFGFIIAPLLPGIFDNAHSSGLKFGSYKGQPIYYKKDNKFAKYVNYYSNLYSRLQGNAKNINVDYNAWYLAFMKYVEDVAFFDLIKKYNFYISKEMLNKNLLRSPEYLDPNGNFSSKRYNKVSDYQKVKIYDDMVENILFSNVKIFLNSNLIFSESLFNMIKDMSAVERHISYLSLSYQDFSNKEVILYAEKNLNLFKRLSLASIRFKNASDARSAYDKLLNKTPFEELAKLYSDDMANFKGVVSLDKYYFDLDLNVENKEDLNSIFSLKEGEFSKPIKTKNKNEYQIYKAFSNIYDFDKNSDRDISAVKNYIETYEPSVIEAYLENKLNDFLSDVKLSSLSQALEKNRFSLKEEIVNLSYNINIYPNTLKELVEFNNSKSFYNVVFGLKENSWSKPFVANKKVYLFFLKSAKKRSNRPEEEIENEKLLDNFNIANSGLITDFLLNKKDFVNNFNEAFFALQNFSQN, encoded by the coding sequence ATGCTAAAGAGAAGTAGAAAAGTCAAGAATGATTTAGTTACGCTTGAGTCCAAAGAAAAAAAAGTTGGTATGTGGGGTATTTTTACCCTTATTTTAATTGTTTTTGGATTTATTATTGCACCTTTGCTCCCAGGAATATTCGATAATGCTCATTCATCTGGTTTAAAATTTGGTTCTTATAAAGGTCAACCTATTTACTATAAAAAAGATAATAAATTTGCCAAGTATGTTAATTATTATTCAAATCTTTATTCTAGATTACAAGGGAATGCTAAAAATATTAATGTAGATTATAACGCCTGGTATTTGGCATTTATGAAATATGTTGAGGATGTTGCTTTTTTTGATTTGATAAAAAAATATAATTTTTATATTTCTAAGGAAATGCTGAATAAAAATTTACTCAGATCCCCTGAATATTTAGACCCTAATGGGAATTTTAGTTCTAAAAGATATAATAAAGTTTCTGATTATCAAAAAGTTAAAATTTATGATGATATGGTAGAAAATATACTGTTTTCTAATGTTAAAATTTTTTTAAATAGTAATTTGATATTTTCCGAGTCTCTTTTTAACATGATTAAAGATATGAGTGCTGTAGAAAGGCACATTTCATATCTTTCTCTTTCTTATCAGGATTTTTCTAATAAAGAGGTAATACTTTATGCTGAGAAGAATTTAAATTTATTCAAACGTTTATCTCTTGCGTCTATTCGTTTTAAAAATGCAAGTGATGCTAGGAGTGCTTATGATAAGCTGTTAAACAAAACTCCATTTGAAGAGCTTGCTAAGCTTTATTCAGATGATATGGCTAATTTCAAAGGCGTTGTTTCTTTGGATAAGTATTATTTTGATTTAGATCTTAACGTTGAAAATAAAGAAGATCTAAATTCCATTTTTTCTTTAAAAGAAGGTGAATTTAGTAAGCCTATTAAGACTAAAAATAAAAATGAATATCAAATATATAAGGCATTTAGCAATATTTATGATTTTGATAAAAATTCAGATCGCGATATTAGTGCTGTTAAAAATTATATTGAAACTTATGAACCAAGTGTTATTGAAGCTTATTTGGAAAATAAGCTAAATGATTTTCTAAGTGATGTTAAATTAAGCAGTTTAAGCCAAGCTCTTGAAAAAAATCGTTTTAGTTTAAAAGAAGAAATTGTTAATTTATCTTACAATATTAATATTTATCCTAATACTTTAAAAGAGTTAGTCGAATTTAATAATAGCAAGTCTTTTTATAATGTTGTTTTTGGATTGAAAGAAAATTCTTGGTCTAAGCCTTTTGTGGCGAATAAAAAAGTTTATTTGTTTTTCCTTAAATCAGCTAAAAAAAGATCTAACCGGCCCGAAGAAGAGATTGAAAATGAAAAACTTCTTGACAATTTTAATATTGCAAATAGTGGTTTGATTACAGATTTTTTGTTGAATAAAAAAGATTTTGTTAATAATTTTAATGAGGCGTTTTTTGCTTTGCAAAACTTTAGTCAAAATTGA
- a CDS encoding AAA family ATPase, giving the protein MVLKKIVLLGFKSFLNRQEFEVGENLSFIVGPNGCGKSNLIDAVRFCIGEDNLKFLRVEDISDLISVSKLGKSNFAEITLFFSNIDGEKSTLREFGGDFYIRRRLYKDGSSEYYFNNKILNFQDYNRLLNRLQFKKSPYMFITQGKVEDISLGRNVNLKSLIEQASGIDVLKIEEEEALKNFKQSNQNLSSLLALQENLKQKYDNIKNVYLLRKKHQDLSQKLEALEKTITLKKLFNINFDINALKGKLNLDGLSRFLSSSFKEKLEFYSFREKNVANNIQALEKDLELMKSKILGLEIKIQKLEQEKTAKMNLEDKFVKNKSKFEEKKKSINNDLYQLNSLLKEKKNEFFSLSDEINRYTKSFFELVDLILSVLKSAKSEELVLLKENILDSLKLFEESLSIKYIKEIRVNLIKYISKDENLLALLKDKIEPIFNQNVNLKKFLLEKNALKSNLAKEIANIERLIEEKTLQLNDVLGELEYIELSKFKNLDEIKLIEGNLEFLFESKNSLDEELKDLYLKLENLNLEKSNIELNLSNLIGTSKSSNDESFKEKDLSSLGFLNDFKKTNYYEYIKKQTEYEFLLNSNVSIKNEIENFNISNEMSNKFELEEDLVTRELLHKEIDEINLGDYVFFNIDKEFDETKDRFEKVSLQVEDLKLSKYSLQKLQKKIKNEIYKKFRESFDEINKNFSYFFKKIFKGTANLFYNENTDNVEIRINFSNKFVKTNNMLSGGESTLVSMAFLFALYYYSPACFCMLDEIDAALDFENSKKLSLLLKELGKKIQLLVITHNAYISEGGENLIGITLDNGESKVFNI; this is encoded by the coding sequence TTGGTTTTAAAAAAAATAGTACTCTTGGGGTTTAAATCTTTTTTAAATAGACAAGAGTTTGAAGTAGGTGAAAATTTAAGTTTTATTGTTGGGCCTAATGGATGTGGGAAGAGCAATCTTATTGATGCTGTTCGTTTTTGTATTGGAGAAGATAATTTAAAATTTTTAAGGGTTGAAGATATTTCCGATTTAATTTCTGTTTCAAAGTTAGGAAAATCAAATTTTGCAGAAATAACTCTTTTTTTTAGTAACATTGACGGTGAAAAATCGACTTTAAGAGAATTTGGGGGGGATTTTTATATTCGCAGGCGTCTTTATAAGGATGGTTCAAGTGAGTATTATTTTAATAATAAAATTTTAAATTTCCAAGATTATAATAGACTTTTGAATAGGCTTCAGTTTAAAAAATCGCCTTATATGTTTATAACTCAAGGGAAGGTTGAAGACATTTCTTTGGGAAGAAATGTAAATCTTAAATCTTTAATTGAACAGGCAAGCGGAATAGATGTTTTAAAAATTGAAGAAGAAGAGGCTCTTAAAAATTTTAAGCAGTCTAATCAAAATTTATCATCTTTGTTAGCCTTACAAGAAAATTTAAAGCAAAAGTACGATAACATAAAAAATGTTTATCTTTTGAGAAAAAAACATCAAGATTTAAGTCAAAAATTAGAAGCTTTAGAAAAAACAATAACATTGAAAAAGCTTTTCAATATTAATTTTGATATTAATGCCTTAAAAGGCAAATTAAATTTAGACGGCTTAAGTAGATTTTTATCTTCTAGTTTTAAGGAAAAGTTGGAATTTTATTCATTTAGAGAAAAAAATGTTGCTAATAATATTCAAGCATTAGAAAAGGATCTTGAGCTTATGAAGTCCAAAATTCTTGGACTAGAGATTAAGATTCAAAAATTAGAGCAAGAAAAGACGGCAAAGATGAATTTGGAGGATAAATTTGTCAAGAATAAATCTAAGTTTGAAGAGAAAAAAAAATCTATAAATAACGATTTATATCAATTAAATAGTTTGCTTAAAGAAAAGAAAAATGAATTTTTTTCTTTAAGTGATGAGATTAATAGATATACTAAAAGTTTTTTTGAACTTGTTGATTTAATTTTATCTGTATTAAAGAGTGCTAAATCAGAAGAGCTTGTTTTATTAAAAGAGAATATATTAGATTCTCTGAAACTTTTTGAAGAATCATTGAGTATAAAATATATTAAAGAGATTAGAGTGAATTTAATCAAGTATATAAGCAAAGATGAAAATCTTTTGGCTTTATTGAAGGATAAAATTGAGCCTATTTTCAATCAAAATGTTAATTTGAAAAAATTTTTGCTCGAAAAAAATGCTTTAAAATCAAATCTTGCTAAAGAGATAGCAAATATTGAGAGATTAATTGAAGAAAAGACGCTTCAATTAAATGATGTATTAGGAGAGCTTGAGTATATAGAGCTTTCTAAATTTAAAAATTTAGACGAAATCAAACTTATAGAAGGCAATTTAGAATTTTTATTTGAATCTAAGAATAGTCTTGATGAAGAGCTTAAAGATTTGTATTTAAAGCTTGAAAATTTAAATTTAGAAAAGAGCAATATTGAGCTTAATTTGAGCAATCTTATTGGTACTTCAAAATCCAGCAACGACGAGTCTTTTAAAGAGAAAGATTTGAGCTCTTTAGGGTTTTTAAATGATTTTAAAAAAACTAATTATTATGAATATATAAAAAAACAGACAGAGTATGAATTTCTTTTGAACTCTAATGTAAGCATTAAAAATGAAATAGAAAATTTCAACATTTCTAATGAAATGTCTAATAAATTCGAATTAGAAGAGGATCTTGTAACTAGAGAGCTATTACACAAAGAGATTGATGAAATCAATCTAGGTGATTATGTATTTTTTAATATTGATAAAGAGTTCGATGAAACTAAGGATCGTTTTGAAAAAGTAAGTTTACAAGTAGAAGATTTAAAGCTTTCAAAATATTCATTACAAAAGCTTCAAAAAAAAATAAAAAATGAGATTTATAAAAAATTTAGAGAATCATTTGATGAGATTAATAAAAATTTTTCTTACTTTTTTAAAAAAATTTTCAAAGGAACTGCCAATCTTTTTTATAATGAAAATACCGATAATGTTGAGATTAGAATAAATTTTTCAAATAAATTTGTTAAAACCAATAATATGCTTTCAGGGGGCGAGAGTACTTTAGTTAGTATGGCTTTTTTATTTGCACTTTATTATTATTCTCCTGCTTGTTTTTGCATGCTCGATGAAATAGATGCAGCTCTTGATTTTGAGAATAGTAAAAAACTTTCTTTACTTTTAAAAGAACTGGGGAAAAAAATTCAACTCTTGGTAATAACCCATAATGCATATATTTCTGAGGGTGGTGAAAATTTGATAGGCATTACGCTTGATAATGGTGAAAGTAAGGTGTTTAATATATAA
- a CDS encoding 1-acylglycerol-3-phosphate O-acyltransferase produces the protein MKILRSIIAYFSVLLFFFIFIFFLFPFYLVCKIFLLERYVIRFSFIMMRVCIKIGLWLAGIKIIVTGSENIPQKSNIIIMGNHIAAMDPLIFIYTFVNPFVILAKHSLLRVPFVNLVLIVMGAIFVNRKSIRSAAAAEAKAIKVMREGRSIGIFPEGTRNRGGDTKVFKKGSVKMALKTGTSILPVTLYNTNNFFIKNIIFNSGLSVYIHVHPLIDILKLSEYEKENLASIIRDQIVKKLETIKI, from the coding sequence ATGAAAATATTGAGAAGTATTATAGCTTATTTTAGTGTTTTATTGTTCTTTTTTATTTTTATTTTTTTTTTATTTCCTTTTTACTTGGTTTGTAAAATTTTTTTACTCGAGCGCTATGTTATTAGATTCAGTTTTATTATGATGCGAGTTTGTATTAAGATTGGTTTATGGCTTGCTGGAATTAAAATTATTGTTACAGGTTCTGAGAATATTCCCCAGAAAAGCAATATAATAATAATGGGAAATCATATTGCAGCTATGGATCCTTTAATTTTTATTTATACTTTTGTTAATCCATTTGTAATATTGGCAAAACATTCTTTACTTAGGGTTCCTTTTGTGAATCTTGTTTTAATTGTTATGGGCGCTATTTTTGTTAATAGAAAGAGTATAAGATCTGCTGCTGCTGCTGAGGCTAAGGCAATAAAGGTTATGAGAGAGGGTAGATCTATTGGAATTTTCCCTGAGGGGACCAGAAATAGGGGTGGGGATACTAAGGTTTTTAAAAAAGGTTCAGTTAAGATGGCATTAAAGACAGGAACATCTATTCTTCCTGTTACTCTTTATAATACTAATAACTTTTTCATTAAAAATATTATTTTTAATTCTGGACTATCTGTTTATATTCATGTTCATCCTTTGATAGATATTTTAAAATTAAGTGAATATGAAAAAGAGAATCTTGCTAGTATTATTAGAGATCAAATAGTTAAAAAGCTTGAAACTATTAAAATTTAA
- the phoU gene encoding phosphate signaling complex protein PhoU, translating to MIRRRLTKQLEIIKDYLWDMKECVLKIIDDSLIALESKDKSLAKKIINEDEKIIDDYQYDIEDLCGRIIATEHPVATELREILAIIKIISSLERIADHATKIVRVVLLLESDLDDFDFLNLYFKPLREMADTAKEMLSDIFDAYFDGDFTKILKIVKYDNIIDKLFSKQKSIVVDAMKKNPENLDYLLNILFLNSFLERVGDHVATIGELLYFIRIGEKVNLT from the coding sequence ATGATACGAAGAAGGCTTACTAAACAACTTGAAATAATAAAAGATTATCTTTGGGATATGAAAGAATGTGTGCTTAAAATTATAGATGACTCTTTAATAGCCTTAGAATCTAAAGATAAAAGTTTAGCTAAAAAAATAATCAATGAAGATGAAAAAATAATAGATGATTATCAATATGATATTGAGGATTTGTGTGGAAGAATAATTGCGACTGAACACCCTGTTGCTACAGAACTTAGAGAAATTTTAGCAATTATTAAGATAATAAGTTCCCTTGAAAGGATTGCAGATCATGCTACTAAGATTGTAAGAGTTGTTCTTCTTCTTGAATCAGATTTGGACGATTTTGATTTTCTTAATTTATATTTTAAACCTTTAAGAGAAATGGCCGATACAGCCAAAGAGATGTTATCTGATATTTTTGATGCATATTTTGATGGAGATTTTACTAAAATATTAAAGATAGTTAAGTATGACAATATAATAGATAAATTATTTTCAAAGCAAAAAAGTATTGTTGTTGATGCAATGAAAAAGAATCCTGAAAATTTGGATTATCTTTTAAACATATTATTTTTAAATAGTTTTTTGGAAAGAGTTGGTGATCATGTAGCAACAATTGGCGAGTTGCTCTATTTTATTAGAATAGGTGAGAAGGTAAATTTAACCTAG
- a CDS encoding tetratricopeptide repeat protein — MIKKYLIYISLLFFVFEVFPEPTFISQGDSYELDFSSREVDINVNTNSKFNLSFKDESWIYIKSNENGSFIKLIGESYEDGAVFTFQTFKKEGKIKLIFSYQNVKDLSEFNKIVILKITNKFEVKILDGGGSDKSKDIRSKNNLELGRDSINGVTSLEIATRALNLSYINDYKGAIDLLNRYNFNDDKYILLKAEIYYKNKDYLKSYENYLKLKSRCFQSIVFDLIKLGIKLNIKEEVLENARYLVEKNIDFSESVYLEIFEFLLIGGEYEFALNFSSLYFPKYINSSFSDKYSYLLGKLYESESKHKDFLKALHYYKLVIDNYPFSDYYERAKIRYLFLKRFF, encoded by the coding sequence ATGATTAAAAAATATTTGATTTATATAAGTTTGCTATTTTTTGTTTTTGAAGTTTTTCCTGAGCCAACTTTTATAAGTCAAGGTGATTCATATGAGCTTGATTTTAGCAGTAGAGAAGTAGATATTAATGTAAATACTAATTCAAAATTTAATCTTTCTTTTAAAGATGAGTCTTGGATTTATATCAAAAGCAATGAAAATGGATCTTTTATTAAGTTAATTGGAGAATCTTATGAGGACGGGGCTGTTTTTACTTTTCAAACTTTTAAAAAAGAAGGCAAAATTAAATTAATTTTTAGCTATCAAAATGTTAAAGATTTAAGTGAATTTAATAAAATAGTTATCTTGAAAATTACAAATAAGTTTGAAGTTAAAATTCTAGATGGTGGTGGCTCTGACAAGAGTAAGGACATCAGAAGTAAGAATAATCTTGAACTTGGAAGGGATAGTATTAATGGGGTAACCTCTTTAGAGATTGCCACCAGGGCTTTGAATTTATCTTATATAAATGATTACAAAGGAGCAATAGATTTACTTAATAGGTATAATTTTAATGATGATAAATATATTTTATTAAAGGCAGAAATTTATTATAAAAATAAGGATTATTTAAAATCTTATGAAAATTATTTGAAATTGAAGAGCAGATGCTTTCAAAGCATTGTTTTTGATTTAATTAAGCTTGGTATAAAATTAAATATTAAAGAAGAAGTCTTAGAAAATGCTAGATATTTAGTTGAAAAGAATATTGATTTTTCCGAGAGTGTTTATCTTGAGATTTTTGAATTCTTATTAATAGGGGGGGAGTATGAGTTTGCTTTAAACTTTAGTTCTTTGTACTTTCCTAAATATATTAATTCAAGCTTTTCAGATAAGTATAGTTATTTGTTGGGAAAACTTTATGAGTCTGAGAGTAAACATAAAGATTTTTTAAAGGCTTTGCATTACTATAAATTGGTTATTGATAATTATCCTTTTAGTGATTATTATGAGAGAGCCAAGATAAGATATTTATTTTTAAAGCGGTTTTTTTAG